A region from the Geotrypetes seraphini chromosome 10, aGeoSer1.1, whole genome shotgun sequence genome encodes:
- the LOC117367759 gene encoding tigger transposable element-derived protein 1-like → MASKKSRKVISVEIKREIIRRSECGVKQCDLVKEFGLSKTTICTILTNKDAIKSAKIAKGVSKLFHEKHRSSIHEEMERLLAIWIKDRQVKGDVTTQDIICHKAKRIYEDLKKNVPGSSSNQANEEEFKASRGWFFRFKKRCGIHSVTMHGEAGSADKKEAEKFSINFQKCIKDEGYCPQQVFNADETGLFWKRMPSRTFITKEEKKLPGHKAMKDRLTLMFSSNASGDLKIKPLLVYHSENPRIFKKNNVIKSKLPVHWKSNQKAWVTQVIFNEWILEIFAPAVKKFLLEKELPLKALLILDNAPAHPKDLEEILQENYPFIKVQYLPPNTTSIIQPMDQQVIANFKKLYTRALFNKVFEECEFGGDNMTVRKFWKEKFDVLMAIRLIQKAWEEVSQRTLSSAWKMLVPSWTQEEAVVDDTEVVKDIITVAQRLELEVEEEDVEELIEEHEEELTTEELQALLVQQQDNAQREASSDDEEQQSNNQPIPSADIKNILVKWKAVQEFTNAHYPDSAEANRINDLYSDTLVRYFRQMLEKRGKQTTLDRFFMKPSAKKQKMDEDVQDLVDST, encoded by the coding sequence atggcttctaaaaaaagcaggaaggtgatttctgttgaaattaaacgggaaataattagaaggagtgaatgtggggtaaaacagtgtgacctcgtcaaagagtttggcctcagcaagaccaccatttgcaccattttgacaaataaggATGCAATCAAATCAGCCAAAATAGCCAAAGGAGTATCAAAACTATTTCATGAAAAACATAGGTCTTCAATCCACGAGGAAATGGAGAGGCTATTAGCAATTTGgattaaggacaggcaggtgaaaggTGACGTAACAACCCAAGATATTATCTGTCACAAAGCCAAGAGAATTTATGAGGATCTAAAGAAAAACGTCCCTGGAAGTAGCAGCAATCAAGCTAATGAAGAAGAATTCAAAGCCAGCAGGGGGTGGTTTTTTAGATTTAAGAAAAGGTGTGGAATCCACAGCGTTACTATGCATGGTGAGGCTGGCAGTGCTGAcaagaaagaagcagaaaagttctctattaactttcaaaaatgtattaaggaTGAAGGATACTGCCCACAACAAGTGTTCAATGCCGATGAAACGGGTCTTTTCTGGAAAAGAATGCCGAGCAGAACCTTCATTACAAAAGAGGAGAAGAAATTGCCAGGACACAAAGCCATGAAGGACAGACTTACCCTTATGTTTTCGTCTAATGCTAGCGGAGACCTCAAGATCAAACCTCTATTGGTTTATCACTCTGAAAATCCAAGAATTTTCAAGAAAAATAACGTTATTAAGTCCAAACTGCCCGTCCATTGGAAGTCCAATCAAAAAGCCTGGGTGACCCAAGTTATCTTCAacgaatggattctggaaatcttTGCTCCTGCCGTGAAGAAATTCTTGCTGGAAAAAGAACTGCCGCTCAAAGCCCTTCTGATACTTGACAATGCCCCTGCTCACCCAAAAGACCTAGAGGAAATATTGCAGGAAAAttatccttttatcaaggtgcagtattTGCCACCAAACACCACATCCATTATTCAGCCAATGGATCAGCAAGTTATTGCGAACTTTAAAAAACTCTACACTAGAGCCCTCTTTAATAAGGTGTTTGAAGAATGCGAGTTTGGTGGAGACAATATGACTGTCCGAAAGTTTTGGAAGGAGAAATTTGATGTCCTTATGGCAATACGACTCATACAGAAGGCctgggaagaagtgtcacaaaggACCCTAAGTTCTGCTTGGAAGATGCTTGTGCCTTCGTGGACCCAGGAAGAAGCAGTAGTTGATGACACAGAAGTGGTGAAGGACATCATCACAGTGGCCCAAAGGTTGGAattagaggtagaggaagaggatGTAGAGGAGCTTATTGAGGAACACGAAGAAGAGCTGACAACTGAAGAGCTCCAAGCACTTCTGGTCCAGCAACAGGACAATGCTCAAAGGGAAGCGTCATCTGATGACGAGGAGCAACAATCAAACAATCAACCAATCCCAAGTGCTGACATCAAGAACATCCTGGTCAAATGGAAAGCAGTTCAGGAGTTTACCAATGCCCACTATCCGGATTCAGCTGAAGCAAACAGGATCAACGATCTTTACTCCGATACTCTTGTCCGTTATTTCCGGCAGATGTTGGAGAAAAGAGGAAAACAAACGACTTTGGACAGGTTTTTCATGAAACCATCGGCCAAAAAGCAGAAAATGGATGAAGATGTGCAAGATTtggtagactctacttag